The Taeniopygia guttata chromosome 6, bTaeGut7.mat, whole genome shotgun sequence genome contains a region encoding:
- the PWWP2B gene encoding PWWP domain-containing protein 2B, with translation MAEPGAAAGDAAGAPPPRVGAWVPVLVEQMVNDTLVVTLSCGERRFTGVLLDCSKRSGLFCLPSSFPKHEEPRSGACANGAADGEVWAQGEPEPRPAGHAPAKGSAEEPLPPLLPAQGGLPPFPPYFEGAPFPRPLWLRHTYHQWVPQPPPRTIKRTRRRLSRNRDPGRLIMSTIRLRPRQVLCEKCKNTLNPEDAGAPRQNAKTRRKLSIQDKEQKKHSDSDYVEKRNKREKREDDKFSGELVHRTPVIKISYSTPQGKGEVVKIPSRVHGSVKPFCPERVLQNGAGDQEESGDSERCRETKCLMDKSAGSQLASIPKLKLTRPVHSSVDVPPPKIRLKPHRINDGQSVSIYKAELIDEINVLQNSGESNPRVFYNDESADRSLAEISSGSSGEDDDFKRFPQGKDGHDNLAFLMNYRKRKADSSSLSVCSNDSLDESKSSSSEVTSPELCDFLPGDDASVSSSSKDERKIVPPLTVRLHTQSVSKCVTEDGRTVSVGDIVWGKIHGFPWWPARVLDINLSQKENGEPSWREAKVSWFGSPTTSFLSVSKLSPFSEFFKLRFNRKKKGMYRKAITEAAKAVKHLTPEIRDLLTQFET, from the exons atGGCCgagcccggggcggcggcgggggacGCGGCgggggcgccgccgccgcgggtgGGCGCGTGGGTGCCGGTGCTGGTGGAGCAGATGGTGAACGACACGCTGGTGGTGACGCTGAGCTGCGGGGAGCGCCGCTTCACCGGCGTGCTGCTGGACTGCTCCAAGAG GTCCGGATTGTTCTGCCTGCCGTCCTCCTTCCCCAAGCACGAGGAGCCCCGCTCCGGCGCCTGCGCTAACGGAGCTGCAGACGGCGAGGTGTGGGCGCAGGGCGAGCCGGAGCCGCGGCCCGCGGGCCACGCGCCCGCCAAGGGCAGCGCCGAGgagccgctgccgccgctgctgccggcCCAGGGCGGCCTGCCGCCCTTCCCTCCCTACTTCGAGGGAGCCCCGTTCCCCCGGCCGCTGTGGCTGCGGCACACCTACCACCAGTGGGTCCCGCAGCCGCCGCCACGGACTATAAAGAGGACGAGGAGGCGTTTGTCGCGCAACAGGGACCCGGGCAGGCTCATCATGAGCACCATCAGGCTGCGGCCCAGGCAGGTGCTCTGCGAGAAGTGCAAGAACACGCTGAACCCCGAGGATGCCGGCGCGCCGCGGCAGAACGCCAAGACCAGGAGGAAGCTGAGCATTcaggacaaggagcagaaaaagcACAGTGACTCTGACTACGTggagaaaaggaacaaaagagaGAAGAGGGAGGATGACAAGTTTTCTGGGGAGCTGGTGCATCGAACGCCAGTTATAAAAATATCCTACAGTACTCCACAAGGGAAAGGCGAAGTGGTAAAAATCCCTTCCCGGGTTCATGGCTCAGTCAAACCGTTCTGTCCGGAGCGAGTGCTGCAGAACGGAGCCGGGGACCAAGAGGAGAGCGGGGACTCTGAACGGTGTCGAGAAACCAAATGTTTAATGGACAAGTCAGCAGGCAGCCAGCTTGCTTCCATTCCAAAACTGAAGCTCACGCGGCCAGTGCATTCCAGTGTGGATGTCCCACCCCCAAAGATACGGCTGAAGCCCCATCGCATCAACGATGGTCAGAGTGTTTCAATTTATAAGGCAGAACTGATTGACGAAATCAACGTCCTCCAGAACAGCGGGGAGTCCAATCCCAGAGTGTTTTACAATGATGAGTCCGCTGACAGAAGCTTGGCTGAGATATCTTCAGGCAGTTCAGGTGAAGATGATGACTTCAAAAGATTTCCCCAGGGTAAAGATGGACATGATAACTTGGCTTTCCTCATGAATTACCgtaaaagaaaagcagattcTTCTAGTTTATCGGTGTGTAGCAATGACAGTCTAGATGAATCCAAGTCTTCTAGTTCAGAAGTGACATCACCAGAACTGTGTGACTTTTTGCCTGGTGATGATGCCTCCGTCTCTTCATCTTCAAAAGATGAGCGTAAAATTGTGCCACCACTGACAGTCAGACTGCACACCCAGAGTGTGTCTAAATGTGTTACAGAAGATGGAAGGACTGTTTCAGTGGGGGACATTGTCTGGGGTAAAATTCACGGGTTTCCGTGGTGGCCAGCACGTGTTCTTGACATAAACCTCAGCCAGAAGGAAAACGGGGAACCTTCGTGGCGAGAAGCTAAAGTGTCATGGTTTGGTTCTCCAACGACCTCGTTCTTGTCGGTTTCAAAACTCTCTCCTTTCTCGGAATTTTTCAAACTGAGGTTTAATCGCAAGAAGAAAGGCATGTACCGGAAAGCAATCACGGAAGCTGCGAAGGCAGTCAAGCACCTGACTCCAGAAATACGAGATCTCTTAACACAGTTTGAGACATAA